A portion of the Bacteroidales bacterium genome contains these proteins:
- a CDS encoding DUF1987 family protein: protein MEKLEWKGTKQYPEILFYPVQGEFIYRGCVICEDTIAFHRPVIDMLSEFNRIYPDKPLKVIFGLEYTNTQGSKSINNIFGLIKAHCKSSHNQVTIRWYFNKDDEDIFNLGEDLRYHFNIPLELIEIDEYDDPLRIRRSGESPEVFFHKAEGIFEIKGNSITEKPIEFFQPLIRPIESMVWNNKEKHYTINIIIESCNRGSKDYIQRILSFFNECENVTAKWYYKQGNEEMHSLGQILKSELKYDLELIQI from the coding sequence ATGGAAAAATTAGAATGGAAAGGCACTAAACAGTACCCAGAGATACTTTTTTATCCAGTACAAGGTGAATTTATTTATAGAGGTTGTGTAATTTGTGAGGATACTATTGCATTTCATCGTCCGGTTATTGATATGTTAAGTGAGTTTAATAGAATTTATCCGGATAAACCTTTAAAAGTTATCTTTGGCCTCGAATATACAAATACACAGGGAAGTAAGAGTATTAATAACATATTTGGCCTAATTAAAGCACACTGTAAAAGTTCACACAATCAAGTTACAATTCGTTGGTATTTTAACAAGGATGATGAAGATATTTTCAATTTGGGAGAAGATTTACGATATCATTTTAATATTCCATTAGAATTAATAGAAATTGATGAGTATGATGATCCATTACGTATTAGAAGATCGGGAGAATCACCTGAGGTTTTCTTTCACAAAGCAGAAGGAATCTTTGAGATTAAAGGTAATTCCATCACCGAAAAACCAATAGAATTTTTTCAACCTCTAATAAGACCGATTGAAAGTATGGTATGGAACAATAAAGAAAAACATTACACAATTAATATTATAATCGAATCATGTAATAGGGGTTCAAAAGACTATATTCAACGAATTCTAAGTTTTTTTAATGAATGTGAAAATGTTACAGCCAAATGGTATTACAAACAAGGGAATGAAGAAATGCATTCTTTAGGTCAAATCCTTAAAAGCGAATTAAAATATGATTTGGAATTAATTCAAATATAG
- a CDS encoding nicotinamide mononucleotide transporter, with the protein MTLIEAIATFFGLICVWLTVKQNIWCWPTGIAQVTLYIFVFYDARLYSDMILHIIYVIINVYGWYHWLYGNKEKEELKVSLVGKWIWMWLIICVVGTFAWGYIMANYTNAALPYYDSFITAASLIAQWLMARKIVESWWFWIVVDIVAVGVYFVKGLYITTGLYAVFLVMATMGYFEWRRAYRKEKTMAVAVY; encoded by the coding sequence ATGACTTTAATTGAAGCAATTGCAACGTTTTTCGGTTTAATCTGTGTTTGGCTTACCGTTAAACAGAATATTTGGTGTTGGCCTACAGGGATTGCTCAGGTTACCCTTTACATTTTCGTTTTCTACGATGCTCGCTTGTACTCAGATATGATTCTACATATTATCTACGTTATTATTAATGTTTACGGGTGGTATCATTGGTTGTATGGCAATAAGGAGAAGGAGGAGCTGAAAGTAAGTTTGGTTGGAAAATGGATTTGGATGTGGCTGATAATATGCGTTGTTGGAACATTTGCTTGGGGATATATTATGGCCAATTATACTAATGCTGCACTACCTTACTATGATTCATTTATTACTGCCGCCAGTCTTATTGCCCAATGGTTAATGGCACGAAAAATTGTAGAATCGTGGTGGTTCTGGATTGTTGTAGATATTGTAGCTGTTGGTGTATATTTTGTTAAGGGTCTTTACATTACCACAGGACTTTATGCCGTTTTCCTTGTGATGGCAACTATGGGGTATTTTGAATGGAGAAGGGCTTATAGGAAAGAAAAGACAATGGCAGTTGCGGTGTATTAG
- a CDS encoding NADH:flavin oxidoreductase/NADH oxidase — MSKLLSPLKIREITLRNRIAISPMCMYSAVDGFANDWHLVHLGSRATGGAGLIIQEATAVSPEGRITPGDLGLYMEEHIEMLQRITTFIHQQGAIAGIQLAHAGRKASCARPWEGGKQLKNTSDSWKTVAPSAVPFHPDDEASQALDMEGIKKVISDFRIAAQRALKAGYKVIDIHAAHGYLVHQFLSPLSNHRTDSYGGSFENRIRLLLEIVDAVRGVWPSNLPLFVRLSATDWAEGGWNIDESVKLASILKHKGVDLIDTSAGGMVHNAKVTARPGFMVPYAEQIRKESGILTSAVGLITQAQQAEDILQKDQADLILIARESLRNPYFALNAAKQLGDEIEWPNQYLRAK; from the coding sequence ATGTCCAAACTATTATCACCACTAAAAATAAGAGAGATAACGCTCCGAAACCGCATTGCAATCTCACCAATGTGTATGTATTCCGCCGTGGATGGGTTTGCCAACGATTGGCATTTGGTACACCTAGGAAGTCGCGCAACAGGTGGAGCAGGATTAATCATTCAGGAAGCAACTGCTGTTTCCCCCGAAGGGAGAATCACACCCGGAGATTTGGGGCTTTACATGGAGGAGCATATCGAAATGTTGCAACGCATCACCACATTTATTCACCAACAAGGAGCAATTGCAGGTATTCAACTTGCCCACGCTGGAAGGAAAGCCAGCTGCGCTCGCCCTTGGGAGGGTGGTAAACAGCTAAAGAACACCAGTGATAGTTGGAAAACCGTTGCCCCATCCGCAGTTCCATTTCATCCCGATGATGAAGCATCACAAGCACTAGATATGGAAGGAATCAAAAAAGTAATTTCCGATTTTAGAATTGCAGCTCAACGTGCGTTAAAAGCAGGATATAAAGTAATTGATATTCATGCAGCACATGGTTATCTGGTTCATCAATTCCTTTCACCACTGAGCAATCATCGTACCGATAGCTACGGCGGCAGCTTCGAAAATAGAATACGCCTACTGCTCGAAATTGTAGATGCTGTGAGGGGTGTATGGCCTTCGAACCTGCCTTTGTTTGTTCGATTATCTGCTACCGATTGGGCTGAAGGTGGCTGGAATATTGATGAATCGGTTAAACTTGCATCTATCCTTAAGCACAAAGGCGTTGACCTTATTGATACCTCGGCTGGAGGCATGGTTCACAATGCAAAAGTTACAGCTAGGCCGGGTTTCATGGTGCCGTATGCAGAGCAAATTAGGAAGGAATCGGGGATACTAACTAGTGCTGTTGGTCTGATAACGCAAGCGCAGCAAGCAGAGGATATCCTGCAAAAAGATCAGGCTGATTTGATCCTTATTGCTCGTGAATCGCTAAGGAATCCCTATTTTGCATTAAACGCTGCAAAACAATTAGGAGATGAGATTGAATGGCCAAATCAGTACTTAAGGGCCAAGTAG